The nucleotide window CACACCCGCGACATGAAGACCGCAGACGACGTGGACTTCGCCGAACTCGCCGGGATGGCGACGGAGGCGTCCGGCGCGGACATCAAGGCCATCTGCACGGAGGCCGGGATGTTCGCGATCCGGGACGACCGGACGGAGATCCGGATGACCGACTTCCGGGAGGCGTGGGAGAAGATCCAGAGCGGCGACACGGACGCCGAGGCCGGCGACGCCGTCGCGTTCGCCTGAACGGCGGCGGGTCGGCTGCGGGTAGCGTCGGAACTCGTTCTCGAACGGTCGTACTCCGAGTGTGGCCGAATCCGACGGGGAATCGGAGCCAATCGCCGGCTTAGAGCGGTCGATCAGTGCGGACGAGACGGTTCTGTTCGCGGTGGCGTTCGGCTCACAGGTCGACGGCGATCCGACAGAGGGCTCTGATCTCGACCTCGCGGTGAAGTTCGTCGACGAGCTCTCGGCGAGCGAGCGGTTCAGACAGCACTGCCGTCTCTCGGGTGAACTCCAGCGAGACGGTTGGCCGTTCGTCGATGTCGTGGACGTGGAGTCGTTGCCGCTCGACGTGACTCACGACGCGGTCGGCGGTCGTCTCCTCTGTGGAGACAGCGGAGCCTTCGAGTCGTTCGAGCGGTCGGTAGAGACGGAGTTTGCCGAGCGACGCGAGGAGATCCGGACGCGCCGGCGGCGCGTGATCGACCGGATCGCTGAGGAGAGACTGCGCGGCTGACGAGCGCGTCGTCTCGGTCGAACTAGAACAGATCGAGCAGTACCACGGGGAGCTAGCCGAGAGACGGGATACGCTGTCGCACGCGGCGTTCAGTCAGAGCACGACAGAGCAACGGGCCGTCGAACGGGTGTTCGAGAACGTGATTCGGGCGTGTTCTGACCTCGGTCGACGCATCGCTTCGGAAGACCTCGGGTACGACGGGAACTCTTCGAAGGAGGCCGTTCGAACTCTGGGGGACAGGGGGGTTCGGCGAGGAGACGACGGAGACGCTCGTCGCTGCCGTCGGGTTCAGAAACGTTCTGGCCCACGAGGACGGGCACGTCGACACCGACGAGGTCTACGAGACACTCCAGACAGGACTAGCGGTGTACGACGACTACAGCCGGCAGATTGCTCAGTGGGTCCAGTCGCAGCCGTGACTGACTAGCGAGGTAAGGCCCGCCACCGAGCTACAACGACGACACGATCAGGAACGGCACGCCAAACAGCAGCACGGTCATGACGGCGAGGATCAGGCCGTAGCCGCCGACGGTCGCCAGCGCGGTCCGCAGCGACTCGTGGTCCAGCTGCGAGAGCACACCCACAGACGAGCACCCCACTCACTTAGCTCTGTCTCGTCAGCCGTCGTTGGCGTCGAACAGTCCGGTCGACATGTAGCGTTCGCCGGAGTCCCAGTACACCGTGAGCACGAGCGGGTCCGGGCCGGCCGTGCCGGCGTCGGGCCGCGGCTCCCAGCCGTCGACGGCGACCGGACGGTAGCCCGGCGGCTCCCCGTCGACGAACGCCCGGGCGACGCGGCGGGCCGCGAGGTTCGACGCGCCCGACGACTGGCCGACGAGGATCCCCTCCTCACGGGCCAGCCGGCGACACTCCGTCTCGGCGTCCGCCAGGTCGACGCGCAAGACCCCGTCCAACAGGTCCGTGTCCAGATTGGGGCTGACGAACCCCGGCCCCATCCCCTGGAAGGCGTCCTCGCCGGGGTCGTCGCCCGAGAGCACCGCGTTGGCCTCCGGCTCGACGGCGACGAC belongs to Halobaculum sp. MBLA0143 and includes:
- a CDS encoding nucleotidyltransferase domain-containing protein, whose amino-acid sequence is MAESDGESEPIAGLERSISADETVLFAVAFGSQVDGDPTEGSDLDLAVKFVDELSASERFRQHCRLSGELQRDGWPFVDVVDVESLPLDVTHDAVGGRLLCGDSGAFESFERSVETEFAERREEIRTRRRRVIDRIAEERLRG